A region of Fibrobacter succinogenes subsp. succinogenes S85 DNA encodes the following proteins:
- a CDS encoding ATP-grasp domain-containing protein — MNFLILSCGTRNKVVQYFKRTFKDGRIVATDCSEIAPALFDADKYYIVPRITADGYLDIILDICKKEHIDGVLSLIDPELNLLAKNHKLFDDAGVKIIGSSLELCERSLDKFKMYNWLKDHGYNCAKSYMDRDAFYADLAKGEIQYPVFVKPACGSASIAISKAFDKETVDLLCTHSEGMMIQEFLKGQEIGADVYIDMISKKVVSIFTKKKIVMRAGETDKAVSFKNPELFALVKKFAEESGFTGQIDIDIFEIDGKYYISEVNPRFGGGYPHAFECGCNHMALIENNLKGVENKENIGCYEEGVYMMKYNEIAVKKA, encoded by the coding sequence ATGAATTTCTTGATTCTTAGTTGTGGTACCCGTAATAAGGTTGTCCAATATTTTAAGAGAACTTTTAAAGATGGTAGGATTGTCGCTACAGATTGTAGTGAAATTGCTCCGGCGCTTTTTGATGCCGACAAGTATTACATCGTTCCGCGCATTACGGCTGATGGTTATCTTGATATTATTCTTGACATTTGCAAGAAGGAACATATTGATGGAGTTCTCTCTCTGATTGATCCAGAACTGAATCTGCTTGCAAAGAATCACAAGCTGTTTGATGATGCTGGTGTCAAAATCATTGGTTCTAGTTTGGAGCTATGCGAGCGCAGCCTTGACAAATTCAAGATGTACAACTGGTTGAAAGACCATGGCTACAATTGCGCAAAATCCTATATGGATCGTGACGCATTTTATGCCGATTTGGCAAAAGGCGAAATTCAGTACCCTGTTTTTGTGAAGCCGGCTTGTGGAAGTGCTAGTATTGCGATATCTAAGGCTTTCGATAAGGAAACTGTTGATTTGCTATGCACACATTCCGAAGGAATGATGATTCAGGAATTCTTGAAAGGCCAGGAAATTGGCGCAGACGTGTATATTGACATGATTAGCAAAAAGGTTGTGTCAATCTTCACCAAGAAAAAGATTGTGATGCGCGCCGGTGAAACTGACAAGGCTGTATCTTTCAAAAATCCTGAATTGTTTGCGTTGGTAAAGAAGTTTGCAGAAGAAAGCGGCTTCACTGGACAGATTGATATTGACATCTTTGAAATTGATGGCAAATACTATATCTCTGAGGTAAATCCGCGCTTTGGCGGGGGATATCCTCATGCCTTTGAATGCGGTTGCAATCACATGGCCCTGATTGAGAATAACCTCAAGGGTGTTGAAAATAAAGAGAATATAGGCTGCTATGAAGAAGGCGTCTATATGATGAAATACAATGAGATTGCGGTAAAGAAGGCATAG
- a CDS encoding glycosyltransferase family 4 protein: MKILYVTTVSGTMDFFPEHIKMLLQEGHSVEIATSCSVKPINPLYNELGCKVYDIPFSRSPFSADNLKAYKMLKHLVEAECYDIVHTHTPNASMIARLACRNVRKKGTKVIYTAHGFHFFKGAPLKNWLMYYPVEKFCARYTDVLITINKEDYELAQKKIHAKKVCYVPGVGIDLEAIKSVQANRNDIRKAIGVPEDCLLLLSIGELNVNKNHQVVLKAFAELSNKNTHYAIAGIGDQKDNLLNLAKELGVESRFHLLGYRADALNLYRVADVFVFPSFREGLSVSMMEAMASGLPIICSKIRGNVDLVQNEKGGLYFSPGDVKTLLDPLEKMIDDEKSRKQFGLYNMIAIERFGLQKILGNIKEIYK; this comes from the coding sequence ATGAAAATCCTTTATGTAACAACTGTTTCTGGAACAATGGATTTTTTCCCTGAGCATATAAAAATGCTTTTGCAGGAAGGCCATTCTGTGGAAATTGCAACATCGTGTTCGGTAAAACCGATTAATCCTTTGTATAATGAACTTGGTTGTAAAGTTTACGACATCCCTTTTTCTCGATCTCCATTCAGCGCGGACAATTTAAAAGCCTATAAGATGCTCAAACATCTTGTAGAAGCGGAATGCTACGATATTGTTCATACGCATACGCCGAATGCGTCAATGATCGCAAGACTTGCGTGTCGAAATGTTCGTAAAAAGGGTACGAAAGTCATTTATACTGCGCATGGATTCCATTTCTTTAAGGGTGCTCCACTTAAGAATTGGTTGATGTATTATCCCGTAGAAAAATTCTGTGCAAGATACACTGATGTGTTGATTACCATTAATAAAGAAGATTATGAATTGGCGCAAAAGAAGATACATGCCAAGAAAGTTTGCTATGTTCCTGGGGTTGGTATTGACCTTGAGGCGATCAAGTCTGTTCAAGCAAACAGAAATGATATTCGTAAGGCAATTGGTGTACCGGAAGATTGCTTGTTACTACTTTCAATTGGTGAACTAAATGTCAACAAGAATCATCAAGTTGTCTTGAAGGCTTTTGCAGAACTCAGCAATAAGAATACTCATTATGCAATTGCCGGGATTGGAGACCAAAAAGACAATTTGCTGAATTTGGCAAAAGAACTTGGTGTGGAATCCCGATTCCATTTACTCGGGTATAGGGCAGATGCCTTGAATCTTTATCGAGTAGCTGATGTATTTGTATTTCCGTCATTCCGAGAAGGACTTTCTGTGTCTATGATGGAAGCTATGGCGAGTGGTCTTCCTATTATTTGCTCTAAGATTCGCGGAAATGTAGATCTTGTTCAAAATGAAAAAGGCGGCTTATATTTTTCGCCTGGTGATGTTAAGACGCTTTTAGATCCGCTAGAAAAAATGATTGATGATGAAAAGAGTCGTAAGCAATTTGGATTATACAATATGATTGCTATTGAACGATTTGGGCTGCAGAAGATTCTTGGAAATATAAAGGAAATTTATAAATGA
- a CDS encoding glycosyltransferase: MKVLHVVNTNCFSGAENVVCQIIDVFRNDMNMAYCGLEGPIRQALEKRNIKFFPIKKMSVSCLKKVIKEFKPDVVHSHDMRASFFTSLACGTIPLVCHIHNNAFDSRAISLKSVLFLLAALKAKHIFWVSDSSFAGYFFHQLFKNKSSILLNVINVESLIKKKNEDSCEYDYDVVFVGRLTYQKNTERLIEVLHRLVEKCPNVKCGIVGGGELANDTSDLIREKLLDKNVFMLGFKANPLKILSDSKVMLMTSRWEGLPMCALEALALGVPVVSTPVDGLLSIINQGENGFLSDNNEELVAFLTQIVNDDSFREKMSRKCVELSGEYNDLCEYRRNLKSVYDNACC; this comes from the coding sequence ATGAAAGTGCTGCATGTTGTAAATACAAATTGTTTTTCTGGCGCAGAAAATGTGGTATGCCAAATTATTGATGTCTTTAGAAATGACATGAATATGGCGTACTGTGGCCTTGAGGGACCGATTAGACAGGCTTTGGAAAAAAGAAATATTAAGTTTTTTCCTATTAAGAAAATGTCTGTGAGCTGTTTAAAAAAAGTGATAAAAGAATTTAAACCTGATGTTGTTCATTCCCATGATATGCGAGCTTCTTTTTTTACCTCGCTTGCGTGTGGAACAATTCCTCTTGTTTGTCATATTCATAATAATGCTTTTGATTCAAGGGCGATAAGTTTAAAAAGCGTGTTGTTTTTGCTGGCAGCTCTAAAGGCTAAGCATATTTTTTGGGTCTCTGATAGCTCATTTGCCGGCTATTTCTTTCATCAGTTGTTTAAAAACAAAAGCTCAATTTTGTTGAATGTTATAAATGTTGAGTCCTTGATAAAGAAAAAGAATGAAGATTCTTGTGAATACGACTATGATGTTGTCTTTGTAGGCCGTTTGACGTACCAAAAAAATACAGAACGCCTTATAGAAGTTTTACATAGATTGGTAGAGAAATGTCCAAATGTGAAATGTGGTATTGTTGGCGGTGGTGAATTAGCGAATGATACTTCAGATCTTATTAGAGAAAAATTGCTTGATAAGAATGTGTTTATGTTGGGATTTAAAGCTAATCCTTTGAAAATATTAAGTGACAGTAAGGTGATGCTGATGACCTCCCGTTGGGAGGGGTTACCAATGTGTGCCTTGGAAGCTTTGGCCTTGGGTGTTCCCGTTGTTTCGACTCCTGTTGATGGCTTGCTTTCTATAATTAATCAAGGTGAGAATGGCTTTTTAAGCGATAATAATGAGGAGCTAGTTGCGTTTTTAACACAGATTGTTAATGACGATTCTTTTCGTGAAAAAATGTCAAGAAAGTGTGTAGAACTTAGTGGCGAATACAATGATTTATGTGAGTATAGACGCAATTTGAAAAGTGTTTACGACAATGCTTGCTGTTGA
- a CDS encoding glycosyltransferase family 4 protein, with amino-acid sequence MLAVETFMQNYLRIPFSATIAILPILAVYKFLPGVSLAFFLLWLCLFPLLFFSNEEKKFSWEEYVFLLNIVIISVFGAIVHLTIDNAWFDINLFFHNMFSIVLCVIPLCIVVNLIDVKVFVKTVLFFGVVVSLVLIWQWVFLFLTGSFQNDVFIPGLELNRRVETFVVYRPSSFFTEPAHFSIYVLPAFQIALLQKKYILTYLFALSILCSSSSTGFLMLGILLVYHLCKIGMSKWYLAIGVLFLIVLSIVICYFLFSDIFLVNMNKLSRISKGSSDDRLFGPLAYLSAFNAWEHMFGITLNQLGNFSIVENACGLSKNYANALIYMYISFGLFGVINFIFYIVRKWRSIKGPHVFFLIFFGIFCTDQILFNAHFFYLMCFILLSDQICAKCAKQKSKVGKMKVLYLTVPSFFDLDISLVREMSALVDVHVLLVVSPQSLKSSAFSIEKIDSRCEIFSANEYNAIQKYKDVIDLKKWFVANNPDNSFFSCIKLSKKIKNFIRRNHFDILHVTSACKTIFFLTPFIYSFPYTLLTVHDPIDHGNISWFENFFRRKMFYRANKNVLLLSTALLDSFCKKYHVKKNRIYFSSLSVYDILTTFKTMRNMYGNYILFFGRIEPYKGVDVLVTAYEKSELPSKGIKLVIAGKGNLCITDSDLSKDVIFINRFIENDELANLIRHCKYVVLPYLSATQSGCVMSAFAFNKPVLATDVGDFPLTIENSKTGMICEANNIDSLCRAINEMSKINLDILSACIKERFCENGPFSWSSIAKSLFNVYESIVLNSRN; translated from the coding sequence ATGCTTGCTGTTGAAACCTTTATGCAGAATTACCTTAGAATCCCGTTTTCTGCTACAATTGCAATTCTGCCAATTTTAGCAGTGTATAAGTTTTTGCCTGGTGTATCCCTAGCATTCTTTCTATTGTGGTTATGTTTGTTTCCATTACTTTTTTTCTCAAATGAAGAAAAAAAATTTTCTTGGGAAGAATATGTTTTTCTACTAAATATTGTAATTATATCTGTATTTGGTGCGATAGTTCATCTTACAATTGATAATGCTTGGTTTGATATAAACTTGTTTTTTCATAACATGTTTAGTATTGTTTTATGCGTTATCCCGTTATGCATTGTTGTTAATTTGATTGATGTAAAAGTATTTGTAAAAACAGTGCTTTTTTTTGGTGTGGTTGTTTCCTTAGTTTTAATTTGGCAATGGGTTTTCTTGTTTTTGACAGGATCTTTTCAAAATGATGTCTTTATTCCTGGACTAGAATTGAATCGACGTGTTGAAACATTTGTTGTATATAGACCATCGTCTTTTTTTACTGAACCAGCACATTTTTCTATTTATGTGCTTCCAGCTTTTCAAATCGCATTGTTGCAAAAAAAATATATTTTGACTTATCTTTTTGCGCTGTCAATTTTGTGCTCGAGTAGTAGTACTGGATTTCTTATGTTGGGGATATTGCTTGTGTATCATTTATGTAAAATAGGTATGTCAAAGTGGTACCTTGCTATTGGCGTTTTGTTTTTGATTGTCCTGAGTATTGTCATCTGTTATTTCCTTTTTTCTGATATATTTTTGGTCAATATGAATAAGTTGTCTAGGATAAGCAAAGGAAGCTCTGATGACAGATTGTTTGGTCCGCTGGCTTATTTGTCGGCATTCAATGCCTGGGAACATATGTTCGGAATAACGCTGAATCAATTAGGTAATTTCTCAATTGTTGAAAATGCATGTGGCCTTTCAAAAAATTATGCAAATGCATTGATATATATGTACATTTCTTTTGGGTTGTTTGGGGTTATAAATTTTATTTTTTATATAGTGAGGAAATGGAGGTCGATTAAGGGGCCGCATGTTTTTTTCTTAATTTTTTTTGGAATCTTTTGTACTGACCAAATTTTGTTTAATGCCCATTTCTTTTATTTAATGTGTTTTATTTTGTTGTCTGATCAAATATGTGCCAAATGTGCCAAACAAAAAAGTAAAGTAGGAAAAATGAAAGTACTATATCTTACTGTACCGTCTTTTTTTGATTTAGATATTTCTCTTGTTCGAGAAATGTCTGCGCTTGTTGATGTTCATGTGCTGTTGGTTGTATCTCCACAATCTTTAAAATCTTCAGCTTTTTCAATTGAAAAAATTGATTCAAGATGTGAGATCTTTTCTGCAAATGAATATAATGCTATTCAAAAGTATAAAGATGTTATAGATTTAAAGAAATGGTTTGTTGCAAATAATCCAGATAATAGTTTTTTTTCTTGCATCAAATTGTCTAAAAAAATAAAAAATTTTATACGTCGGAACCATTTTGATATACTTCATGTTACTTCGGCGTGTAAAACGATATTTTTTTTAACTCCATTTATCTATTCTTTTCCGTATACTTTGCTGACTGTTCATGATCCAATTGACCATGGGAATATATCTTGGTTTGAAAATTTCTTTAGACGAAAGATGTTTTACAGAGCGAATAAAAACGTCCTTCTTTTAAGCACGGCTCTTCTAGATTCGTTTTGTAAAAAATACCATGTGAAAAAAAATAGAATCTATTTTTCCTCATTAAGTGTTTATGATATATTGACAACATTCAAAACAATGCGAAACATGTATGGAAACTATATTTTATTTTTCGGTAGGATTGAACCTTATAAAGGTGTTGATGTGCTAGTGACGGCTTATGAAAAATCGGAACTGCCTTCGAAAGGAATAAAACTAGTTATTGCAGGAAAGGGAAACTTGTGCATTACAGATTCTGACTTGTCTAAGGATGTAATTTTTATTAATCGTTTTATTGAAAATGATGAATTGGCGAATTTAATTCGTCATTGTAAGTATGTTGTTTTGCCATACTTGTCGGCGACGCAGAGTGGTTGTGTGATGTCCGCTTTTGCATTTAACAAACCTGTTTTGGCGACAGATGTAGGTGATTTTCCATTGACAATAGAAAATAGTAAAACGGGAATGATTTGCGAAGCAAATAATATTGACAGTCTGTGTAGGGCGATTAATGAAATGAGTAAAATAAATCTGGATATTTTGAGTGCGTGTATAAAAGAACGTTTTTGTGAAAATGGCCCTTTTTCATGGAGTAGTATTGCGAAATCGTTGTTTAATGTTTATGAATCAATTGTGCTTAATTCGAGGAATTGA
- a CDS encoding glycosyltransferase family 2 protein, with product MLVSVIIPVFNVQNYVGRTIECIQNQSYRDLEIIIVDDGSTDDSGKICDSFASHDQRIKVFHKQNGGVSKARNYGLAKSQGDCFTFIDADDLVGLDYVRDLVHVMKLYDAGVVRPIWEKCGEIFDYGLSYDENGAFLMEKKDFDSMRYCNSIWGLYDKKFISNLFFKEDIHLCEDTLFNFSAFLMAGKMALTNRACYNYIVRNDSVCNQKIGRKQLTICNAYHEMYNLIEDDEKLKDVVEKFEFGTLINLHRKIVINKTYKEYVDEFKSIRKRIIFLKSKWLKEEKMSTQLSEYIFLYCPAIIANMCYKVKGLLPFIFRR from the coding sequence ATGTTAGTTAGTGTGATAATCCCAGTTTTTAATGTGCAGAATTATGTGGGACGCACTATCGAGTGCATTCAGAATCAGTCTTATAGAGATCTCGAAATTATTATAGTTGATGACGGCTCAACGGATGACTCAGGAAAGATTTGTGATTCATTTGCTTCGCATGATCAAAGAATAAAGGTATTTCATAAACAAAATGGTGGTGTTTCAAAAGCGAGAAATTATGGTCTTGCAAAATCACAAGGTGATTGTTTTACATTTATAGATGCAGATGATTTGGTTGGACTCGATTATGTTCGTGACCTTGTTCACGTGATGAAACTATATGATGCCGGTGTGGTTCGCCCAATTTGGGAGAAATGTGGTGAAATATTTGATTACGGCTTGTCCTATGATGAAAATGGCGCCTTTTTGATGGAAAAAAAAGATTTTGACAGCATGCGTTATTGTAATTCTATATGGGGATTATACGATAAAAAGTTCATATCGAATTTGTTCTTTAAGGAAGATATTCATTTGTGTGAGGATACTCTTTTTAATTTTTCAGCCTTTTTAATGGCTGGAAAAATGGCGTTGACAAATCGTGCGTGTTACAACTATATTGTCAGAAATGATTCTGTCTGCAATCAAAAAATAGGAAGAAAACAGCTTACTATTTGCAATGCTTATCATGAAATGTACAATCTAATAGAAGATGATGAAAAATTAAAAGATGTTGTCGAGAAATTTGAATTTGGGACGTTGATTAATTTACACAGGAAAATAGTAATAAACAAAACGTATAAAGAATATGTTGATGAATTTAAAAGCATTCGAAAAAGAATCATTTTCCTTAAATCCAAATGGTTAAAGGAAGAAAAGATGTCTACGCAATTGTCGGAATATATTTTTTTGTATTGCCCTGCAATAATCGCAAACATGTGTTATAAAGTTAAAGGCTTACTTCCTTTTATTTTTAGGCGTTAA
- a CDS encoding polysaccharide pyruvyl transferase family protein, with translation MNVVIVTQRLENNYGGILQNYALQKILIRNNHSPITVDVLPRQTPWWIYLCSWMKTCLFLFFKAKRRHFAKIGKIPFRNSLFGLFVSENIKTTGLCRKLSKNVLAQYKADAVIVGSDQVWRPMYNCRIEDMFLKFAKDFPMKRISYAASFGVDFWEYTPQKTKVCSELAQKFDAISVREESGVELCKVHLGVDATWVLDPTLLLTKEDYLPICEEVPVCNEKYLAVYVLDENEEVITTYKKKATARGLIVKKFHADSKSTLTIPEWLAVFRDASYVVTDSFHGTVFSIIFGKEFKCIYNEKRGSARFKSLLNLYNSGKIETMREFSLNWLKNALEK, from the coding sequence ATGAACGTAGTCATTGTAACGCAACGATTAGAGAATAATTATGGTGGTATTTTGCAAAATTACGCCTTGCAAAAAATATTAATAAGAAACAACCATTCTCCGATAACGGTTGATGTGCTACCAAGGCAGACTCCATGGTGGATTTATTTGTGTTCTTGGATGAAAACATGTTTATTTCTATTCTTTAAGGCGAAACGAAGACATTTTGCTAAAATTGGAAAGATTCCCTTTAGAAATTCATTGTTTGGTTTATTTGTTTCTGAAAACATAAAGACAACGGGTTTATGTCGAAAACTTTCAAAAAATGTTCTTGCTCAATATAAAGCAGATGCTGTTATAGTTGGCTCTGATCAGGTTTGGCGTCCTATGTATAATTGTCGAATTGAAGATATGTTTCTTAAATTTGCTAAAGATTTTCCGATGAAGCGTATTTCATATGCAGCATCATTTGGTGTTGATTTTTGGGAGTATACGCCACAAAAGACCAAAGTGTGTTCTGAGCTTGCTCAAAAATTCGATGCTATCAGTGTCCGCGAAGAATCTGGCGTAGAACTTTGCAAAGTGCATCTTGGTGTTGATGCAACATGGGTTTTGGATCCAACTCTGTTATTGACCAAAGAAGATTACTTGCCGATTTGCGAAGAAGTTCCTGTTTGTAACGAAAAATACCTTGCTGTGTATGTGTTGGATGAAAACGAAGAGGTAATCACAACTTACAAAAAAAAGGCTACAGCTCGTGGGCTGATTGTCAAAAAATTCCATGCCGATTCCAAATCAACTTTGACAATTCCTGAATGGCTAGCCGTGTTCCGTGACGCTTCTTATGTGGTGACGGATTCCTTTCATGGAACTGTTTTCTCGATAATTTTTGGTAAGGAATTCAAGTGCATCTATAATGAAAAACGTGGATCAGCACGTTTTAAATCTCTCTTGAACTTGTATAATTCAGGAAAAATAGAAACTATGCGTGAATTTTCGTTGAATTGGCTTAAGAATGCTTTGGAAAAATAA
- a CDS encoding 4Fe-4S dicluster domain-containing protein → MKLERDSNCSSCAACANICARSAITMRLDDKGFYRPVIDTDKCIFCGTCEQVCPWTNVVSNPNECFNEPRTVAAFAKNDSIRLESSSGGIFTMYHPEMDDNKGTSVVLLNSNHGKTLFDSIADKIVQCESKLEYAIEGNPCIVRSSNPHPKRAEFFANLDKCSMDDLINKYSPYPSFPKRMYH, encoded by the coding sequence ATGAAATTAGAAAGAGACTCAAACTGTTCTTCTTGCGCGGCCTGTGCGAACATTTGCGCTCGAAGCGCAATAACAATGCGATTGGATGATAAAGGTTTTTATCGTCCTGTTATTGATACTGATAAATGTATATTCTGCGGAACTTGTGAGCAAGTCTGCCCGTGGACGAATGTTGTTTCAAATCCTAATGAATGTTTTAATGAGCCAAGAACTGTTGCAGCCTTTGCTAAGAATGATTCTATCCGCCTTGAATCGTCTAGTGGAGGTATCTTTACGATGTATCATCCAGAAATGGATGATAACAAGGGGACTTCAGTTGTTCTGCTGAATTCCAATCATGGCAAAACCCTATTCGACTCCATTGCTGATAAAATTGTTCAATGCGAATCGAAGTTGGAATACGCCATCGAAGGCAACCCCTGCATAGTCCGCTCTAGTAATCCACACCCCAAACGCGCCGAATTCTTTGCGAATTTGGACAAGTGCTCCATGGACGATCTGATAAATAAATATAGTCCTTATCCTTCATTTCCAAAACGAATGTATCACTAG
- a CDS encoding glycosyltransferase family 2 protein, with protein MRTQEEIMKKWPTNWTTPMVSVRCITYNQESYIAKALDGFLMQETDFPFEVIVHDDASTDRTADIIREYVAKFPKIIKPIYETENQYSKRDGSIARIMLPFLRGKYVAFCEGDDYWCDANKLQLQYEAMEQHPECSICLHKVQVIYENGEKTKRIMPAGKKFKTGFITQDEYAYCIISQADVYFHLSSYFTKTDFLIRIQRNKPDYYKYSTAGDAKLQRFCLNEGKPFFIDRIMSCYRTQSRGSWTLREHSTKEQRKKHMENMIKLDDSFDNYSNYRFHNFIEYGKKYRFYRYLDRFSQYKELLKKENKEKLPPIPIARKIYYRILSVFPWVRNVVIFLRKYV; from the coding sequence ATGCGTACTCAAGAAGAAATAATGAAAAAATGGCCTACGAATTGGACAACTCCAATGGTAAGCGTTCGGTGTATTACGTATAACCAAGAATCGTATATTGCAAAAGCTCTTGACGGTTTTTTAATGCAAGAGACCGATTTTCCTTTTGAAGTTATCGTTCATGATGATGCATCTACAGATCGAACAGCTGATATCATAAGAGAATACGTGGCCAAGTTCCCGAAGATAATCAAGCCAATTTATGAAACTGAAAATCAATATTCGAAACGGGATGGCTCCATTGCACGAATTATGTTGCCCTTTTTAAGGGGTAAATATGTTGCTTTTTGCGAAGGGGATGATTATTGGTGTGATGCAAACAAACTGCAACTCCAATATGAAGCCATGGAACAACATCCAGAATGTTCAATTTGCCTACACAAGGTTCAAGTTATTTATGAAAATGGTGAGAAAACAAAAAGGATTATGCCTGCTGGGAAAAAATTTAAAACAGGATTCATAACTCAAGATGAATACGCTTATTGCATAATATCTCAAGCGGATGTATATTTTCATTTGTCCAGTTATTTTACAAAGACTGATTTCTTGATTCGTATTCAGAGGAATAAGCCAGATTACTACAAATACTCTACTGCTGGAGATGCTAAATTACAGCGTTTTTGTTTAAATGAAGGAAAACCATTCTTTATAGACAGAATTATGTCTTGTTACCGCACTCAAAGTCGTGGCTCGTGGACATTGAGAGAACATTCGACAAAAGAGCAACGAAAAAAACACATGGAAAATATGATCAAGTTAGATGATTCTTTTGATAATTATTCAAATTATCGCTTTCATAATTTTATAGAATATGGTAAAAAATATCGTTTCTATCGTTATTTAGATCGTTTCAGCCAATATAAGGAACTGTTAAAAAAAGAAAATAAGGAAAAATTACCCCCAATCCCCATCGCTCGAAAGATTTATTACAGAATACTCTCTGTATTCCCTTGGGTGCGCAATGTGGTTATTTTCTTAAGAAAATATGTGTAA